A part of Melittangium boletus DSM 14713 genomic DNA contains:
- a CDS encoding 1-acyl-sn-glycerol-3-phosphate acyltransferase yields the protein MSRSEVKERLERLELPFNAYGVDPYGVSRWHLGVIYEALTFFYRHYFRVRCHGIEHVPARGRGMLVGNHSGGVAVDGMMVIASCFLEADPPRLAQGMAEKFVNAMPLASIWSSRCGQFPGLPENATRLLEEERLLLVFPEGARGTAKLYPQRYDLVDFGTGFMRLALKTRTPIIPFGFLGGGAAIPTVANLYGLGKALGMPYVPVTPYLLPLPLPVPLEIHYSEPMVFEGTGNEEDTVIQGYVEQVKARIADIIDQRRSERWREAEKP from the coding sequence GTGAGTCGATCAGAGGTGAAGGAACGGCTGGAGCGGCTGGAGCTCCCGTTCAATGCGTATGGGGTGGACCCGTATGGCGTGTCCCGGTGGCACCTGGGCGTCATCTACGAGGCGCTGACCTTCTTCTACCGGCACTACTTCCGGGTGCGATGCCACGGCATCGAGCACGTGCCCGCGCGCGGCAGGGGCATGCTGGTGGGCAACCACTCCGGCGGCGTGGCGGTGGACGGGATGATGGTCATCGCGTCGTGCTTCCTGGAGGCCGACCCGCCTCGGCTGGCCCAGGGCATGGCGGAGAAGTTCGTGAACGCCATGCCCCTGGCCTCCATCTGGAGCAGCCGCTGTGGACAGTTCCCCGGCCTGCCCGAGAACGCCACGCGGCTGTTGGAAGAGGAGCGGCTGCTGCTCGTCTTCCCCGAGGGCGCGCGAGGCACCGCGAAGCTCTACCCCCAGCGCTATGATCTGGTGGATTTCGGCACGGGCTTCATGCGCCTGGCGCTCAAGACGCGCACCCCCATCATCCCGTTCGGCTTCCTGGGCGGAGGAGCGGCCATCCCCACGGTGGCCAACCTCTATGGCCTGGGCAAGGCGCTCGGCATGCCCTACGTGCCCGTCACGCCCTACCTGCTGCCCCTGCCCCTGCCGGTGCCGCTCGAAATCCATTACTCCGAGCCCATGGTCTTCGAGGGCACGGGCAACGAAGAGGACACGGTCATCCAGGGCTACGTGGAACAGGTGAAGGCACGCATCGCGGACATCATCGACCAGCGCCGCAGCGAGCGCTGGCGGGAGGCGGAGAAGCCATGA
- a CDS encoding NUDIX hydrolase → MRELRPWPRLRRGLEHDYHILKVRQDMVADPRNGQEHPRVFIDCPDWVNVIGVTRDEQLILIRQYRFGVSSVTLEIPGGVVDAGETPEHAAARELEEETGYVAERLVALGSVEANPALQPNRCHSFLALGCVKAHEGKQDEGEDIAVELHPRAAVPQLILGGAITHSLVVVAFYLEHLRASIPR, encoded by the coding sequence ATGCGCGAACTTCGACCGTGGCCCCGTCTGCGCCGGGGCCTGGAGCACGACTACCACATCCTCAAGGTCCGCCAGGACATGGTGGCCGATCCCCGCAATGGCCAGGAGCACCCTCGGGTGTTCATCGACTGCCCAGACTGGGTGAACGTCATTGGCGTGACGAGGGACGAGCAGCTCATCCTCATCCGCCAGTACCGCTTCGGGGTGTCCTCGGTGACGCTGGAGATTCCCGGCGGCGTGGTGGACGCCGGCGAGACGCCCGAGCACGCCGCGGCGCGGGAACTGGAAGAGGAGACGGGCTACGTCGCGGAGCGACTGGTAGCGCTCGGGTCCGTGGAGGCCAATCCCGCCCTCCAGCCCAACCGCTGCCACAGCTTCCTGGCCCTCGGCTGCGTGAAGGCGCACGAGGGAAAACAGGACGAAGGAGAGGACATCGCGGTGGAGCTGCACCCGCGCGCGGCCGTGCCCCAGCTCATCCTCGGAGGCGCCATCACCCATTCGCTGGTGGTGGTGGCCTTCTACCTGGAGCACCTGCGCGCCAGCATTCCCCGCTGA
- a CDS encoding YiiX/YebB-like N1pC/P60 family cysteine hydrolase translates to MLSTPLLLSWLAFAAPSPATPPAPAATSVYSLEDGAFIVQAQRDLEVLERDAQGLLALREQLTQTRELYLRSQDVPYSPDEKRTLLSTWAAFSDHFASLERIRQRYWDFVKEPSLTRKTKHAWGFLLTHGALAAELAHGLAYAELTTGRAQLEVLLDEPSEDYGLPARTFARFKEKALHVSTTTQLLTGDTYAEQSRSLFKKAGLLGVPGAVRLMQESRRNVQAARSQLSRKGATLFAKAGADVLQDATARALFPTQRAVAEWMGDTKVKRLGKPLIRREQALGLLARMQPGDLMVARQNWYLSNIGLPGFWPHAELYVGTPQDWATFLDPDPEVKAWLQSLPGAPQTLAEHLAREYPDKWSTFTTPDSHGDAIRIIESISEGVSFTGPEHGMHVDYLGVLRPRLARVDKARAIARAFHLQGRPYDFNFDFFSDASLVCTELVYKSYAPSQEMKGVRIGLVDVAGRRTLPANEFVRLFDAEYDRPDRQLDFVAFLEGREQEQDAVEGDEASFRRSWRRVKWDIAQQ, encoded by the coding sequence ATGCTCTCCACCCCCCTGCTCCTGTCCTGGCTCGCCTTCGCGGCGCCCTCCCCCGCCACGCCCCCCGCTCCCGCCGCCACGAGCGTCTATTCCCTGGAGGACGGTGCCTTCATCGTCCAGGCCCAGCGTGACCTGGAGGTCCTCGAGCGAGATGCCCAGGGACTGCTCGCCCTGCGAGAACAGCTCACCCAGACGCGCGAGCTCTACCTGCGCTCGCAGGACGTCCCCTACTCGCCCGACGAGAAGCGCACCCTGCTCTCCACCTGGGCCGCCTTCTCGGATCACTTCGCCTCGCTCGAACGCATCCGCCAGCGCTACTGGGACTTCGTGAAGGAGCCCTCGCTCACCCGGAAGACGAAGCACGCCTGGGGCTTCCTGCTCACCCATGGCGCGCTCGCCGCGGAGCTGGCCCATGGGCTCGCGTACGCGGAGCTCACCACCGGCCGTGCCCAGCTCGAAGTCCTCCTGGACGAGCCCTCCGAGGACTATGGCCTGCCCGCGCGCACCTTCGCCCGCTTCAAGGAGAAGGCCCTCCACGTCTCCACCACCACCCAACTGCTCACGGGCGACACCTACGCCGAGCAGTCCAGGTCCCTGTTCAAGAAGGCGGGGCTGCTCGGCGTTCCCGGCGCGGTGCGGCTGATGCAGGAGTCGCGGCGCAACGTCCAGGCCGCCCGGAGTCAGTTGTCCCGCAAGGGCGCCACGCTCTTCGCCAAGGCGGGCGCGGACGTGCTCCAGGACGCCACCGCCCGGGCCCTCTTCCCCACCCAGCGCGCCGTGGCCGAGTGGATGGGCGACACCAAGGTGAAGCGCCTGGGCAAGCCCCTCATCCGCCGGGAACAGGCGCTCGGCTTGCTGGCCCGGATGCAGCCAGGCGATCTCATGGTGGCGCGGCAGAACTGGTACCTCTCCAACATCGGTCTGCCGGGCTTCTGGCCCCATGCCGAGCTGTACGTGGGCACGCCCCAGGACTGGGCCACGTTCCTCGACCCGGACCCGGAGGTGAAGGCGTGGCTCCAGAGCCTGCCCGGCGCGCCCCAGACGCTCGCCGAGCACCTGGCGCGCGAGTACCCCGACAAATGGAGTACCTTCACCACGCCGGACAGCCACGGAGACGCCATCCGCATCATCGAGTCCATCAGCGAGGGGGTGTCCTTCACCGGCCCCGAGCACGGCATGCACGTGGATTACCTGGGCGTGCTGCGTCCGCGCCTGGCCCGGGTGGACAAGGCCCGCGCCATCGCCCGCGCCTTCCACTTGCAGGGGCGGCCCTACGACTTCAACTTCGACTTCTTCTCCGACGCCTCGCTCGTGTGCACCGAACTCGTCTACAAGTCCTATGCCCCCTCCCAGGAGATGAAGGGGGTGCGCATTGGGCTGGTGGATGTGGCCGGCCGGCGCACCCTGCCCGCCAACGAGTTCGTCCGGCTCTTCGATGCGGAGTACGACCGACCCGACAGGCAGTTGGATTTCGTTGCGTTCCTGGAGGGACGGGAGCAGGAGCAGGATGCGGTGGAGGGCGATGAGGCCTCCTTCCGGCGCTCGTGGCGCCGGGTGAAGTGGGACATCGCCCAGCAATGA
- a CDS encoding glycosyl hydrolase, with protein sequence METRRLQKMWDAVSLGRGRFTGLALVTACAFLPLSAEAQLSKTLVTPGPTAPAQKVFNLLVDLENSARANNGTGRTIIGQHCEAQKEIHQEGSYAGKYYNEAVRLSGGKKPAFTEMDLGPGWYQSSFNDNATEWRATFNGIGFLKDRWTYGDGLVGVSFHHPYPGSTSKNFENTLVETATNSSGQKVNLDDAWFRRLVDWQNNTAEYQTLLKDLKWAADRMQPLKDANVPVLFRPYHEMNKLSGRFWWANRDPYLYKQLWSIIFNYMTNTRGFKNLIWVWSPYNWDGQYGKSPWDYYPTEGADVVAVDIYSGNPYFPARYYDDLKRYNKPRMLAENDKLPVRWDKNISEIDARPWVIYNVWGDLLVKDVNGSGAPNYWNTENNYKAIKDTYSHSKVLTGGAQAPNGNANFNWMSVH encoded by the coding sequence ATGGAAACTCGAAGACTCCAGAAGATGTGGGACGCGGTCTCTCTCGGGCGGGGGCGGTTCACGGGCCTGGCGCTCGTGACGGCCTGTGCCTTTCTCCCCTTGTCCGCCGAGGCCCAGCTCTCCAAGACGCTGGTGACGCCCGGGCCCACCGCTCCGGCCCAGAAGGTCTTCAACCTCCTGGTCGACCTGGAGAACAGCGCCCGCGCGAACAACGGCACCGGCCGCACCATCATCGGGCAGCACTGCGAGGCCCAGAAGGAAATCCACCAGGAGGGTAGCTACGCGGGCAAGTACTACAACGAGGCCGTCCGGCTCTCCGGGGGCAAGAAGCCCGCCTTCACCGAGATGGACCTCGGACCCGGCTGGTACCAGTCCTCGTTCAATGACAACGCCACGGAATGGCGCGCCACCTTCAATGGCATCGGCTTCCTCAAGGACCGGTGGACCTATGGCGATGGCCTCGTCGGTGTGAGCTTCCACCACCCCTATCCTGGCAGCACGTCCAAGAACTTCGAGAACACCCTCGTCGAGACGGCCACCAACTCGTCCGGCCAGAAGGTGAACCTGGACGACGCCTGGTTCCGGCGCCTCGTGGACTGGCAGAACAACACCGCCGAATACCAGACGCTCCTCAAGGACTTGAAGTGGGCCGCCGATCGCATGCAGCCCCTCAAGGACGCCAACGTCCCCGTCCTCTTCCGCCCCTACCACGAGATGAACAAGCTCTCCGGACGCTTCTGGTGGGCCAACCGCGACCCCTACCTCTACAAGCAGCTGTGGAGCATCATCTTCAACTACATGACCAACACCCGGGGCTTCAAGAACCTCATCTGGGTCTGGTCTCCCTATAACTGGGATGGTCAGTACGGCAAGAGCCCCTGGGATTACTACCCCACCGAGGGCGCCGACGTCGTCGCCGTCGACATCTACAGCGGCAACCCCTACTTCCCCGCGCGGTACTACGACGACCTCAAGCGCTACAACAAGCCGCGCATGCTGGCCGAGAACGACAAGCTGCCCGTGCGCTGGGACAAGAACATCTCCGAGATCGATGCCCGCCCCTGGGTCATCTACAACGTCTGGGGAGATCTGCTCGTGAAGGACGTCAATGGTTCCGGCGCTCCCAACTACTGGAACACGGAGAACAACTACAAGGCCATCAAGGACACCTATTCCCACTCGAAGGTCCTGACGGGTGGGGCGCAGGCGCCCAACGGCAACGCCAACTTCAACTGGATGTCCGTGCACTGA
- a CDS encoding SDR family oxidoreductase yields the protein MKVLILGLGGAVARRVALGLHERGHTVIGIDTRPWKEAPRGIEMHTVDLRKRAAEDVFRTRRPDAVVHMATVTSLRVQGEERHRINLGGTRVVFEHCRTYGVKHALFIGRHTFYGAAPDSALYHTEDEPPKELASFPELADLVAADLYASTALWRTPELATSVLRVCYTLGPSAQGTLATFLRGRRVPLVAGYDPLFQFMHEDDVASAIVLAVEKRPRGVFNVAGPQPLPLSVIVREAQRVPAPLPMAVLRQLIGRFGLPRLPPGALYHLQYPIVVDARAFQAATGFTHRYNEVQTVQSFLDAHPTPPSHREQLRHKLETLGVVKS from the coding sequence ATGAAGGTTCTCATCCTCGGATTGGGTGGAGCGGTGGCGCGGCGCGTCGCGCTCGGGTTGCACGAGCGCGGACACACGGTGATCGGCATCGACACGCGGCCCTGGAAGGAAGCGCCCCGGGGCATCGAGATGCACACGGTGGACCTGCGCAAACGGGCGGCGGAGGACGTCTTCCGCACCCGGCGGCCCGACGCCGTGGTGCACATGGCCACGGTGACGTCCCTGCGCGTCCAGGGCGAGGAGCGCCACCGCATCAACCTGGGGGGCACGCGCGTGGTGTTCGAGCACTGCCGCACGTACGGCGTGAAGCACGCGCTCTTCATCGGCCGGCATACCTTCTATGGAGCGGCCCCGGACTCGGCGCTCTACCACACCGAGGACGAGCCCCCGAAGGAGCTGGCCTCCTTCCCCGAGCTGGCGGACCTGGTGGCCGCGGACCTCTACGCGTCCACGGCCTTGTGGCGCACCCCGGAGCTGGCCACGTCGGTGCTGCGCGTGTGCTACACGCTGGGGCCGTCCGCCCAGGGCACCCTGGCCACCTTCCTGCGCGGGCGGCGGGTGCCCCTGGTGGCGGGGTACGATCCCCTCTTCCAGTTCATGCACGAGGATGACGTGGCGTCGGCCATCGTGCTCGCGGTGGAGAAGCGCCCCCGCGGCGTCTTCAACGTGGCGGGGCCTCAGCCGCTGCCCCTGTCCGTCATCGTGCGCGAGGCCCAGCGCGTCCCGGCGCCACTGCCCATGGCGGTGCTGCGCCAGCTCATCGGCCGCTTCGGACTGCCGCGTCTGCCTCCCGGGGCGCTCTACCACCTGCAATACCCCATCGTGGTGGACGCGCGGGCCTTCCAGGCCGCCACCGGCTTCACCCACCGCTACAACGAAGTCCAGACCGTCCAGTCCTTCCTGGACGCCCACCCGACGCCGCCCTCCCACCGTGAGCAGTTGCGTCACAAGTTGGAGACGCTCGGCGTCGTGAAGTCGTAG
- a CDS encoding SirB1 family protein: MSITSTLSPPLARERLVSALAADPPRLDLAALAIATLNQPHLDAAACLHTLDALAARVQVEMERHAGHGEVLAGLTALRHVLADIEGFRGNEDDFHSPDNSFLDLVLERKVGLPISLSVLYLEVARRAGIPLYGVSFPGHFLVACSAGDHKLVVDPFHEGAILTEEGCKELLERVAPQLRFNPETMLSPAPVELIAYRMLSNLRRVYLEREDYERGLAVVDLLLMLAPNHPGELRTRAALLANLGAYRAALKDVERCLELSPDAPDRDRLEMTVRELRERAELLN; this comes from the coding sequence GTGAGCATCACCTCGACCTTGAGCCCGCCGCTCGCCCGCGAACGCCTCGTGTCCGCGCTCGCCGCCGACCCCCCGCGGTTGGATCTCGCCGCGTTGGCCATCGCCACACTCAACCAGCCCCACCTGGATGCCGCGGCCTGTCTGCACACGCTGGATGCCCTGGCGGCGCGGGTCCAGGTGGAGATGGAGCGGCACGCGGGGCACGGGGAGGTGCTGGCGGGCCTCACGGCGCTGCGGCACGTGCTCGCGGACATCGAGGGGTTCCGCGGCAACGAGGACGACTTCCACTCGCCGGACAACAGCTTCCTGGACCTGGTGCTGGAGCGGAAGGTGGGCCTGCCCATCTCCCTGTCGGTGCTGTACCTGGAGGTGGCGCGGCGCGCGGGCATCCCCTTGTACGGTGTGTCCTTTCCCGGGCACTTCCTCGTTGCGTGCAGCGCGGGGGACCACAAGCTCGTGGTGGACCCGTTCCACGAGGGAGCCATCCTCACGGAGGAGGGCTGCAAGGAGTTGTTGGAGCGCGTGGCGCCCCAGCTGCGCTTCAACCCCGAAACCATGCTGTCGCCCGCGCCCGTGGAGCTCATCGCCTACCGGATGCTGTCCAACCTGCGGCGCGTGTACCTGGAGCGCGAGGACTACGAGCGGGGCCTGGCCGTGGTGGATCTGCTGCTCATGCTCGCGCCCAACCACCCAGGGGAGCTGCGCACGCGCGCGGCCCTGCTCGCCAATCTGGGTGCCTACCGGGCGGCGCTCAAGGACGTGGAGCGCTGCCTGGAGCTGTCGCCGGACGCGCCGGATCGGGATCGGCTGGAAATGACGGTCCGGGAGTTGCGCGAGCGCGCCGAACTGCTGAACTGA
- a CDS encoding acyl-CoA-binding protein codes for MSDLNAQFTKAQADVKTLSARPSNDTLLELYSLYKQATEGDVTGKRPGMLAVKDRAKYDAWEKVRGTGKTEAMQKYVDLVSRLLKK; via the coding sequence ATGTCTGACTTGAACGCGCAGTTCACGAAGGCCCAGGCCGATGTGAAGACCCTGTCGGCACGTCCCAGCAACGACACGCTGCTGGAGCTCTACAGCCTCTACAAGCAAGCGACCGAGGGAGACGTGACGGGCAAGCGCCCGGGGATGTTGGCCGTCAAGGACCGCGCCAAATACGACGCCTGGGAGAAGGTGCGGGGCACCGGCAAGACCGAGGCGATGCAGAAGTACGTCGATCTGGTGAGTCGGCTGCTCAAGAAGTGA
- a CDS encoding alpha/beta hydrolase, with protein MKKMLRWVVMWMALLLGGGWASPGLAEAGGGQDITVERRTYPVTLSDGKTYQVVGYLYYQGTLKNRPVQVLVHGITYNHGYWDLPDINHEEYSYARFMARQQYAVLALDLLGYGESSRPNGDFLNLAESVSALHQVVVRLRAQAERHTFEKLVYVGHSNGALITTYAQALHHDAQAVVLTGWLNTFHELPVGDEVFGPLLEQGPYVTVPAELRTGLFFDVAHADPAVIAYDNSVADTTPRGQLIDLFTLLANPEPIPSENITVPVLVQLGQFDAVAPAAFARQEAQAYPRSPFVFVDAIPNIGHAVNGHANRLRSWATIAFWLRLVMP; from the coding sequence ATGAAGAAGATGCTTCGTTGGGTGGTGATGTGGATGGCGCTCCTGCTGGGAGGGGGCTGGGCGTCACCGGGACTGGCGGAGGCGGGGGGAGGGCAGGACATCACGGTGGAGCGGCGCACCTATCCCGTGACGCTGTCCGATGGAAAAACCTATCAAGTCGTCGGTTATCTCTATTACCAGGGGACGTTGAAGAACCGGCCGGTGCAAGTCCTCGTGCATGGCATCACCTACAACCATGGGTACTGGGATCTGCCGGACATCAACCATGAGGAGTATTCCTACGCGCGCTTCATGGCGCGTCAGCAATACGCGGTGCTCGCCTTGGACCTTCTCGGGTACGGCGAGAGCAGCCGTCCGAATGGGGACTTCCTGAACCTGGCGGAGTCGGTGAGCGCCCTGCACCAGGTGGTGGTGCGATTGCGCGCCCAGGCGGAGCGCCACACCTTCGAGAAGCTTGTCTACGTGGGACACTCCAACGGGGCGCTCATCACCACCTATGCCCAGGCGCTCCACCATGACGCGCAGGCGGTGGTGCTCACCGGATGGCTCAACACCTTCCACGAATTGCCCGTGGGGGATGAGGTCTTCGGGCCGCTGCTGGAGCAGGGCCCCTACGTCACCGTCCCCGCGGAACTGCGCACGGGGCTCTTCTTCGATGTGGCGCACGCGGACCCGGCCGTCATCGCCTATGACAACTCGGTGGCGGACACCACGCCTCGGGGACAGCTCATTGATCTGTTCACCCTGCTGGCCAACCCGGAGCCCATCCCCTCGGAGAACATCACCGTGCCGGTGCTGGTGCAGCTGGGCCAGTTCGACGCGGTGGCGCCCGCGGCCTTCGCGCGTCAGGAGGCCCAGGCCTATCCCCGCTCGCCATTCGTGTTCGTGGATGCGATTCCCAACATCGGTCACGCCGTCAACGGCCACGCCAATCGCTTGCGCAGCTGGGCGACCATCGCCTTTTGGCTTCGACTCGTGATGCCCTGA
- a CDS encoding DUF4139 domain-containing protein: MIVVPSTLDAVIVHAEGALCTRLAWVPLDQGRLPVQVRVAGLPLGLRVGSLRASVLSGPPGLRVRDVRPAFDVKLPPEPELPATQQSLEEAQDTLATIASELERTRKDIASLRNLQPAFPPRGKHEPQPPRESSLTAILSLAGFVDEELAAQQTRLLELERRHREAEEEVELRRKRLQEGSSATRGQRAQLHRAALITLSEAAPSEERVRLALEYAVSGARWVPGYELRMPRTLDGGTLRMRASVLQRTGEDWSQVRLSLSTAALERRADVPELKALRIGRRQPPPARSGWREPPPGLDALFSNYDAALPPPPPSPPVERTRVREFAMPPPAAPPPPPAPAPQRITQSMPVPSAARPMPPGSLGGAPPPAPSAPPPLAPKAKKTGADLMRRRSVMKEEEEDTGNGLFEGAAPELDLMDMDESFEPQGGAPAAASKSQELEPEANLLDYGNLVLGAASQVGQRGRLHSQPEAALQEQLVVMGVHLHLDVFALVAQYERVAESVRNVEPPVGTVLPQESSPNFAHRFDVESRVEVPSDGRWHTVPVLSAAVGLSAEYVSVPSVEPYVFRTVQVNNPTSHALLAGPVDVTLGDEFLMTSPLPTLAPGATQRLGLGVEESIKVSRHTRFDELSGGMFNNANTLLHHVSVELANRTQRPVTVEVLERVPAVPLAEKDIKVDESEVKPAWSKREAAPGEAPVEGERAWKVTLRPGETNKLLATWSIRIPSNKMLVGGNRRT, encoded by the coding sequence ATGATCGTCGTACCGTCCACGCTGGATGCGGTCATCGTCCACGCCGAGGGGGCCCTGTGCACCCGCCTGGCGTGGGTGCCGCTGGATCAGGGCCGGCTGCCCGTGCAGGTGCGCGTGGCGGGACTGCCCCTGGGACTGCGAGTGGGCTCGCTCCGGGCCTCCGTGCTCTCGGGCCCCCCGGGACTGCGGGTGAGGGACGTGCGGCCCGCCTTCGACGTCAAGCTGCCGCCCGAGCCCGAGCTCCCCGCGACCCAGCAGTCCCTGGAAGAGGCCCAGGACACGCTCGCCACGATCGCGTCCGAGTTGGAGCGCACCCGGAAGGACATCGCCTCCCTGCGCAACCTCCAGCCGGCGTTTCCCCCGCGCGGGAAGCACGAGCCCCAGCCCCCCCGGGAGTCCTCCCTCACGGCCATCCTGTCCCTCGCGGGCTTCGTCGACGAGGAGCTCGCCGCCCAGCAGACCCGGCTGCTCGAGTTGGAGCGACGGCACCGCGAGGCCGAGGAGGAAGTGGAGCTGCGCCGCAAAAGGCTCCAGGAGGGCTCCTCCGCGACGAGAGGCCAGCGCGCCCAGCTCCACCGCGCGGCCCTCATCACGCTGTCGGAAGCGGCGCCTTCCGAGGAGCGCGTGCGGCTCGCGCTCGAGTACGCGGTGTCCGGAGCCCGCTGGGTGCCCGGGTATGAGCTGCGGATGCCGAGGACACTCGATGGGGGCACCCTGCGCATGCGCGCCTCCGTGCTGCAGCGCACCGGCGAGGACTGGAGCCAGGTGCGTCTGAGCCTGTCCACCGCCGCCCTGGAGCGGCGCGCGGATGTGCCCGAACTCAAGGCCCTGCGCATTGGCCGGCGACAGCCGCCCCCCGCGCGCTCGGGCTGGCGCGAACCGCCTCCGGGGCTCGACGCGCTGTTCTCCAACTACGACGCCGCCCTGCCTCCGCCCCCGCCTTCCCCACCCGTGGAGCGCACCCGGGTCCGCGAATTCGCCATGCCCCCCCCGGCTGCGCCTCCCCCTCCTCCCGCGCCCGCGCCCCAGCGCATCACCCAGTCCATGCCCGTGCCGAGTGCCGCCAGGCCCATGCCCCCGGGCAGCCTGGGCGGAGCGCCTCCACCCGCCCCCAGCGCACCACCCCCCCTCGCGCCCAAGGCCAAGAAGACGGGCGCGGATCTCATGAGACGCCGGAGCGTCATGAAGGAGGAAGAAGAGGACACGGGCAATGGTCTGTTCGAGGGAGCGGCGCCCGAGCTCGACCTGATGGACATGGATGAATCGTTCGAGCCCCAGGGGGGAGCCCCGGCGGCCGCGTCCAAATCCCAGGAGCTGGAGCCCGAGGCCAACCTGCTCGACTACGGCAACCTGGTGCTGGGCGCCGCCAGCCAGGTGGGACAGCGCGGACGGCTGCACTCCCAACCCGAGGCGGCCCTCCAGGAACAGCTCGTGGTGATGGGCGTCCACCTGCACCTGGATGTGTTCGCCCTCGTGGCCCAATACGAGCGGGTGGCGGAGTCCGTGCGGAACGTGGAACCGCCCGTCGGCACCGTGCTTCCCCAGGAGTCCTCGCCGAACTTCGCCCACCGTTTCGACGTGGAGAGCCGGGTCGAGGTCCCCTCGGATGGCCGCTGGCACACCGTTCCGGTCCTCTCCGCCGCCGTGGGTCTGAGCGCTGAATACGTCAGCGTGCCCTCGGTGGAGCCCTATGTGTTCCGCACCGTTCAGGTGAACAACCCCACGTCCCATGCGCTGCTCGCGGGGCCGGTGGATGTCACGCTCGGCGACGAGTTCCTGATGACCTCGCCCCTGCCCACGCTCGCGCCCGGCGCCACCCAGCGGCTGGGCCTGGGCGTCGAGGAGTCCATCAAGGTGTCGCGCCACACGCGCTTCGATGAGCTGTCCGGCGGCATGTTCAACAACGCCAACACGCTCCTGCACCATGTCTCCGTCGAGCTGGCCAACCGCACCCAGCGGCCCGTCACCGTGGAAGTGCTCGAGCGCGTGCCCGCGGTGCCCCTGGCCGAAAAGGACATCAAGGTGGACGAGTCCGAGGTGAAGCCCGCCTGGAGCAAGCGCGAGGCCGCGCCCGGAGAAGCACCCGTGGAGGGCGAGCGGGCCTGGAAGGTCACCCTGCGCCCCGGAGAGACGAACAAGCTGCTCGCCACGTGGTCCATCCGCATTCCTTCCAACAAGATGCTCGTGGGCGGTAACCGGAGGACATGA
- a CDS encoding DUF2795 domain-containing protein — translation MAFGQAEDPALSITPHLEAVEYPTTRELLVEAAEDSGAPVDIINVFKSLPQEQYPSRRDVMRDLAEAARRFASGGLRDDDGVDRDRRNIGRDLVESELGDNRGHP, via the coding sequence ATGGCATTCGGACAGGCGGAGGATCCAGCGCTCTCCATTACGCCCCACCTGGAGGCCGTGGAATACCCGACCACGCGCGAACTCCTCGTCGAGGCCGCGGAGGACAGCGGGGCGCCGGTGGACATCATCAACGTCTTCAAGTCGTTGCCTCAGGAGCAGTACCCGTCCCGGCGGGATGTGATGCGCGACCTGGCGGAGGCGGCGCGGCGCTTCGCGAGCGGCGGTCTGCGGGATGATGACGGCGTGGATCGGGACCGACGAAACATCGGGAGGGATCTGGTGGAGAGCGAACTCGGCGACAACCGGGGTCATCCGTAG